A region from the Bactrocera dorsalis isolate Fly_Bdor chromosome 1, ASM2337382v1, whole genome shotgun sequence genome encodes:
- the LOC105222152 gene encoding acyl-CoA-binding domain-containing protein 5, with the protein MASIEERFQAAVNVIKGLPKNGPYQPSTAMMLKFYGYYKQATEGPCHQKRPGFWDVVGKAKWDAWNDNRHLEKHQAMERYVNNLREIIETMSFTENVQNFVGSISGLDNINLEELDKVAPGMRELAESHPNSPFNSRTNSPQHGVSLNGSSGEEDELPTNSAINGSVSRHNHLTDNNLTNGTTERDGINAPQTNSTVSAIPEIPVTHSTYAMSNGTVDQSDDEYGDPVNMNIDITEAMQHNSEMLKQIQATVLRMNADLVAVNQRMNSLEKLLNDMRTTAAQKATNQNRARGYPKWWPFADISPLWFTLLVLWPFVIGRLSRAVTVPRRK; encoded by the exons ATGGCTTCTATAGAGGAGCGTTTTCAAGCCGCCGTCAATGTGATCAAAGGGTTGCCCAAAAATGGCCCATATCAGCCTAGCACCGCCATGATGCTCAAATTTTACGGTTACTATAAGCAAGCAACAGAAGGTCCGTGTCATCAAAAGCGTCCTGGTTTTTGGGATGTTGTTGGCAAAGCGAAATGGGATGCCTGGAATGATAATCGACACTTAGAGAAACATCAAGCAATGGAACGTTATGTGAATAATTTGCGTGAAATAATTGAAACGATGTCATTTACCGAAAACGTACAAAACTTTGTTGGTAGTATTAGTGGCTTGGACAATATAAATTTAGAGGAACTAGATAAAGTTGCACCGGGTATGCGGGAACTTGCAGAATCGCACCCAAATTCACCATTCAATTCGAGAACGAATAGTCCACAACATGGTGTGAGTTTGAATGGTAGCAGTGGTGAAGAAGATGAG CTTCCTACTAATTCTGCGATAAACGGTTCCGTCTCACGCCATAATCATCTCACTgataataatttaacaaatgGCACAACTGAACGCGATGGCATTAACGCCCCACAAACAAATTCTACAGTTTCTGCAATACCAGAAATACCTGTGACACACTCCACCTATGCTATGTCTAACGGCACTGTGGATCAGTCTGATGATGAATATGGTGATCCGGTGAATATGAATATAGATATTACTGAAGCAATGCAGCACAATTCTGAAATGCTTAAGCAAATTCAAGCCACAGTGCTGCGCATGAATGCAGATTTAGTAGCAGTAAATCAACGCATGAATAGcttggaaaaattgttgaatgATATGCGTACAACTGCAGCGCAGAAAGCTACAAATCAAAACAGAGCCCGTGGATACCCGAAATGGTGGCCGTTTGCTGATATTTCACCGCTTTGGTTTACGTTACTAGTGTTATGGCCTTTCGTGATTGGAAGGTTATCGCGAGCAGTGACAGTTCCACGTCGAAAGTAA
- the LOC105222150 gene encoding uncharacterized protein LOC105222150, with protein sequence MLVTTYQHDYVPPYTKRYEFVKKLDKAEKEKEECQCIDTAKIEVPKAAQEKCESTAEWTGIAPMGRLIDPRIIPTKLTPEQADNLAKDTDGDCFKAQPNRFLQILRTAYPDLYDRLKQMPKDELNRRLERQRLFTTYQIDYCNMNEYPEGIYESLKEKDDTAKLNATKLLQKEGACDVFRANVMKELDNQTRNPTITDPCEHAYKPFKISFTDSARFINSGNNSHWRSKAFVTRTNFSEYMETISRNGCVIMKNNIHDHSKCGSNGKHCRHPLLNVCINHVR encoded by the coding sequence ATGCTTGTAACCACCTACCAACACGACTACGTGCCGCCCTACACCAAACGTTATGAGTTCGTCAAAAAGCTAGACAAAGCGGAAAAGGAGAAAGAGGAGTGTCAATGCATTGACACAGCAAAAATCGAAGTGCCCAAAGCGGCGCAAGAGAAGTGCGAAAGCACCGCCGAATGGACTGGCATTGCACCGATGGGACGACTCATCGATCCACGCATCATACCGACCAAACTGACACCCGAACAAGCCGACAACTTAGCCAAAGACACGGATGGCGATTGCTTTAAAGCGCAACCGAATCGTTTTCTGCAAATACTGCGTACTGCCTATCCGGATTTGTATGATCGCCTGAAGCAAATGCCTAAAGATGAGCTGAATAGACGTTTGGAGCGTCAACGGCTCTTTACCACATATCAAATTGATTATTGTAATATGAACGAATATCCGGAGGGTATATATGAGAGTCTCAAAGAGAAGGATGACACCGCTAAGCTCAACGCAACGAAATTGCTGCAGAAAGAGGGCGCTTGCGATGTCTTCCGCGCCAATGTAATGAAGGAATTGGACAATCAAACACGCAATCCGACCATCACCGATCCCTGCGAGCATGCGTACAAGCCGTTCAAGATCTCATTTACGGACAGCGCACGTTTCATCAATAGCGGCAATAATTCGCATTGGCGCAGCAAAGCGTTTGTCACGCGCACCAACTTCTCCGAGTATATGGAAACGATTAGCCGTAATGGTTgtgttattatgaaaaataatattcatgATCATAGCAAGTGCGGCAGTAATGGCAAACACTGCCGTCATCCGCTGCTGAATGTGTGCATAAATCATGTGCGCTGA
- the LOC105222151 gene encoding interferon-related developmental regulator 2, with protein sequence MPRRNKKGGKGRNGDSNSEDESFNDNASVYSYVSENAPSSINDMDELSSNERYEEKFMQALENATEKSAQTRTTALQNICEILMHRYMPDFVDDRKVTLIDCIEKSIRRGKGAEQSGAARLAPLVVLQLGGDVEISKELNQCLLTTVQDKAVSFDARAKCCTALGLLNFLGGEDIGDLITLMQFFEGIFSASYLRGDEKSPVSVNAEAGTLHAEALSAWGLLLTLIPSGDFVSLMTNGQPMLPSVKKLMGLLQSPHLDVRIAAGETLALILECGRAHDKDFLEEYLGDLIDAVKKLATDSHKYRAKRDRKAQRATFRDVLHYLEEDTSPEINIRFGTECLVLDSWAVHHQYSALCTIMGPGMTSQLQENDFIRDIFQLGPKLVDDGHAKTKQSKLERHLLNAAAFKARTITRGKNRDKRCSYNY encoded by the exons ATGCCGCGACGCAACAAGAAAGGTGGCAAAG GCCGCAACGGTGACTCCAACTCTGAGGACGAGTCCTTCAACGATAATGCCAGCGTGTATTCTTACGTTTCTGAGAATGCACCCTCGTCCATAAACGATATGGATGAGCTCTCATCCAATGAACGTTACGAGGAGAAATTCATGCAAGCGCTCGAAAATGCCACTGAAAAGTCTGCACAGACACGCACCACAGCTttgcagaatatctgtgaaattCTCATGCATCGCTATATGCCCGATTTCGTAGACGATCGCAAGGTGACATTGATCGATTGCATTGAAAAGTCCATACGACGTGGCAAAGGTGCCGAACAGTCGGGCGCTGCACGTCTAGCACCGTTAGTGGTGCTTCAATTGGGCGGTGATGTGGAGATCTCAAAAGAATTGAACCAGTGTCTGTTGACCACCGTACAAGACAAGGCTGTCTCATTCGATGCACGTGCCAAATGTTGCACCGCTTTGGGTCTATTGAATTTCCTTGGTGGCGAGGATATTGGCGATCTTATCACTTTAATGCAATTTTTCGAAGGCATTTTCAGCGCCAGCTATTTGCGAGGTGATGAAAAATCGCCAGTATCGGTGAATGCCGAGGCAGGCACCTTACACGCGGAAGCACTGTCCGCTTGGGGCTTACTGCTGACACTCATACCGTCGGGTGACTTCGTCTCACTCATGACCAATGGACAGCCGATGTTGCC ttCGGTGAAAAAATTGATGGGTCTATTGCAGTCGCCACATTTGGATGTGCGCATAGCAGCTGGTGAGACTCTAGCACTAATACTGGAGTGCGGTCGCGCACATGATAAAGACTTCTTGGAAGAGTATCTCGGCGATTTGATCGATGCTGTTAAAAAGCTAGCCACTGATTCACATAAATATCGCGCCAAGCGTGATCGCAAAGCTCAACGCGCTACATTCCGTGATGTGCTGCACTATTTGGAG GAAGATACATCACCCGAAATCAACATTCGCTTTGGCACCGAGTGCCTCGTTTTGGATTCCTGGGCCGTACATCATCAATATTCGGCGCTATGCACCATTATGGGTCCAGGCATGACATCACAGTTGCAAGAGAACGATTTCATACGCGACATCTTTCAACTAGGTCCTAAACTTGTCGACGACGGACACGCTAAAACCAAACAATCCAAACTGGAGCGC CACTTATTAAACGCCGCCGCCTTCAAGGCACGCACAATAACGCGTGGCAAAAATCGCGACAAACGCTGCAGTTATAATTACTAG